The Polycladomyces subterraneus genome has a window encoding:
- a CDS encoding sigma 54-interacting transcriptional regulator, with translation MLVFTAENIRPIQTVSICASISEVQKHLQRHKDRYLFVREDDEIVGFVKTRNIKGYEDFSSLLEEMTPLNRVYSITCGQQVPDVYKLLGEDIILVRDENQVLCGYLQRDDIIIELLRQDETIDLFRTILSSIPLGIFVVDRKGYIINYNAEGLRMVKMDAEQIQNVKASEIFGAEHIDRVLSTGETVLNQLHITPRMGILADYSPILNKENEVKGMIIIVQDLPMLEELAMELDYVKGLNKDLNAILSTVYDEILVVDNEGRLLRFSDNKMSDFWAGDMNELIGKNLVEFEEKGLFKPSVTRLVLERKKKVSVIQETAQGRKVLAVGTPVFDEQGNLDRIVIASRDITETTKLKSELKQVRRLSEQYKKELVDLKKREMLNRNIIYCSPKIERIMKDIEKVARFSSTVLLTGESGVGKEVFAKAIHQLGPRSSKPFLKINCGAIPENLLESELFGYEKGAFTGADPKGKIGYFRQADKGVLFLDEIAEMPLSLQVKLLRVLQEREVIPVGGIQPIPIDVQIVAATNKNLEQLVEKGLFREDLYYRLNVIPIHIPPLRERPEDIPPLAYYFLQKLNETHNTNIQLAPDALNLLEVYPWPGNVRELQNVIERAVVTVDDDIIVADQIYRLLQWEKLNTKSKPIITNIMPLPEALEVVEEQLILLAMEKYKTTTMAAKMLGISQSSVSRKYQKIMQKRAEKSKIV, from the coding sequence ATGCTGGTGTTCACTGCTGAAAATATACGGCCTATTCAAACCGTATCCATTTGTGCTTCGATCTCAGAGGTACAAAAACATTTACAACGGCACAAAGACAGGTATTTATTTGTCCGGGAAGATGACGAAATCGTGGGTTTTGTAAAGACGCGAAATATAAAGGGATATGAGGACTTTTCCTCTTTGTTGGAGGAAATGACTCCGCTTAATCGGGTTTATAGCATTACGTGTGGCCAACAAGTACCTGATGTTTATAAGTTATTGGGTGAAGATATTATTCTGGTCAGAGATGAGAACCAAGTCCTATGCGGTTACTTGCAAAGAGATGATATTATCATTGAGTTATTAAGACAAGATGAAACCATTGATTTGTTTCGAACCATTTTGTCATCGATCCCTCTAGGAATCTTTGTTGTCGACCGTAAAGGCTATATTATTAATTACAATGCTGAAGGACTCAGGATGGTCAAAATGGATGCTGAGCAGATACAAAATGTAAAGGCAAGTGAAATTTTCGGGGCTGAGCATATTGACCGGGTTTTGTCCACTGGTGAAACTGTTCTCAATCAGCTCCATATTACGCCGCGAATGGGGATTTTAGCCGATTACAGCCCCATCTTGAATAAAGAAAATGAAGTCAAAGGGATGATCATCATTGTCCAGGATCTTCCTATGCTTGAAGAGCTGGCGATGGAACTGGATTATGTCAAAGGTTTAAATAAAGACTTAAATGCCATTCTTTCTACCGTCTATGATGAAATTCTCGTTGTGGACAACGAAGGCCGTTTGCTACGGTTTAGCGATAACAAAATGTCTGATTTTTGGGCTGGGGATATGAATGAACTGATCGGCAAAAACCTGGTGGAATTTGAAGAGAAGGGACTGTTTAAGCCTTCGGTAACCCGATTGGTTTTAGAGCGCAAGAAGAAGGTATCTGTAATCCAAGAAACCGCGCAGGGCAGAAAAGTTCTGGCGGTTGGAACTCCGGTATTTGATGAGCAAGGAAACCTTGACCGAATTGTGATTGCATCGAGGGATATTACGGAGACAACGAAACTGAAAAGCGAATTAAAGCAAGTTAGGAGGCTATCCGAACAGTACAAAAAAGAACTAGTGGATCTGAAGAAAAGAGAAATGTTGAATCGCAATATTATCTATTGCAGCCCGAAAATTGAACGTATCATGAAAGACATCGAAAAAGTGGCACGATTTTCGTCCACTGTTTTGCTGACAGGAGAATCCGGGGTGGGAAAAGAGGTCTTTGCCAAAGCAATCCACCAGCTCGGGCCCAGATCCAGCAAGCCCTTTCTGAAGATCAATTGTGGCGCGATCCCTGAAAACTTGTTAGAGAGTGAACTTTTCGGCTATGAAAAAGGAGCTTTTACCGGTGCGGATCCAAAGGGAAAAATAGGCTATTTCAGACAAGCCGACAAAGGGGTCCTTTTTTTAGATGAAATTGCGGAGATGCCTCTGTCCCTGCAGGTAAAACTGCTCAGGGTCTTACAGGAACGCGAAGTGATTCCCGTCGGGGGTATTCAGCCGATTCCAATCGATGTACAAATCGTAGCCGCAACGAATAAAAACTTGGAACAGCTTGTGGAAAAAGGGCTCTTTCGTGAAGATCTCTATTATCGGTTAAATGTGATTCCGATTCATATCCCGCCGCTTAGAGAAAGGCCGGAAGATATTCCCCCACTTGCTTATTACTTTTTGCAAAAATTAAACGAAACCCACAATACAAACATTCAACTGGCTCCAGATGCATTAAATCTGTTGGAAGTTTACCCGTGGCCCGGGAATGTGAGAGAGCTTCAAAATGTGATTGAGCGGGCGGTTGTCACGGTCGATGACGATATCATTGTTGCTGATCAAATTTACCGCCTGTTGCAGTGGGAAAAATTGAATACTAAAAGCAAACCGATCATCACCAACATCATGCCCCTGCCAGAAGCATTGGAGGTAGTGGAAGAACAGCTCATATTACTCGCTATGGAAAAATACAAAACGACAACAATGGCTGCCAAGATGCTGGGCATCAGTCAATCATCAGTTAGCAGGAAATATCAAAAAATTATGCAAAAGAGGGCGGAGAAATCAAAAATCGTTTAA
- a CDS encoding putrescine aminotransferase: protein MSNKYSEIYSYTSKVLDLISKQEITEEDAKWVTDETLNGFKEHVNPGFLEYRKTVTKDMQYAAVEWKDSGPNCFIDVNGKEYIDCLGGFGIYNVGHRHPKVVKAVKDQMDRQALHSQDLLDPLRAMLAKTLADLTPGDLKYSYFGNSGTESIEAALKLAKIYHKKNDRHTFLATTRAFHGKSLGSLSGTAKGVFRKPFLPLVHGFRHVPFGDIDMMHKTMHACHMVGEEVAAVIVEPIQGEGGVIVPPDDYLPKLRELCDEYGALLIFDEVQTGMGRTGKMFCCEHYDVVPDILCLGKAFGGGIMPASATVATEEVFTHWFENPFLHTTTFGGNPLACAAALANINVLIEEKLPERAAEIGEYLIQGLRDAAKGHENIVLEIRGKGLLIGIEFVSDEIGYEVSKGFFDNGVLVAGTLVNAKTIRVEPPLTIEKAQCDRVCEVFAKVLNEVNKQLVKG from the coding sequence ATGAGTAATAAGTATTCTGAGATTTATAGCTATACATCGAAAGTATTGGACCTTATTTCAAAGCAGGAAATTACAGAAGAAGATGCTAAATGGGTGACCGATGAAACGTTAAACGGGTTTAAAGAGCATGTCAATCCCGGTTTTTTGGAATATCGCAAGACTGTGACAAAAGATATGCAGTATGCAGCAGTCGAGTGGAAAGACTCCGGCCCCAACTGCTTTATCGACGTGAATGGGAAAGAGTATATTGACTGCCTGGGCGGCTTTGGAATCTATAACGTCGGGCATCGCCACCCGAAAGTGGTGAAAGCGGTGAAAGATCAGATGGACCGGCAAGCTTTGCACAGCCAGGATTTGCTGGATCCATTGCGTGCTATGCTGGCCAAAACGCTGGCCGATTTGACACCGGGAGATCTTAAGTACTCTTATTTCGGCAACAGCGGCACCGAATCGATCGAAGCAGCGCTCAAGTTGGCCAAAATCTATCATAAGAAAAATGACAGACACACCTTCCTGGCTACGACTCGTGCGTTTCACGGAAAAAGCTTGGGATCTCTGTCGGGTACGGCAAAAGGTGTTTTCCGCAAACCATTTTTGCCTTTGGTTCACGGTTTCCGCCATGTACCATTCGGCGATATCGATATGATGCATAAAACGATGCACGCCTGCCATATGGTCGGGGAAGAAGTCGCCGCTGTCATTGTGGAGCCGATTCAGGGCGAAGGCGGCGTCATTGTTCCTCCGGATGATTACCTGCCAAAGCTTCGTGAACTGTGTGATGAGTATGGTGCCCTGCTCATCTTTGATGAAGTTCAGACTGGAATGGGACGTACCGGAAAAATGTTCTGTTGTGAGCATTATGATGTAGTACCGGATATCTTATGTTTAGGCAAAGCGTTTGGCGGAGGAATCATGCCGGCCAGCGCAACGGTCGCGACAGAAGAAGTGTTCACGCACTGGTTTGAAAATCCGTTCCTTCATACCACCACTTTTGGCGGAAATCCGCTCGCTTGTGCGGCTGCTCTGGCCAACATTAATGTGTTGATCGAAGAGAAATTGCCTGAGCGCGCGGCTGAAATCGGGGAATATTTGATACAAGGCTTAAGAGATGCCGCGAAAGGTCATGAGAATATCGTTCTGGAAATTCGCGGGAAAGGACTCCTCATTGGAATCGAGTTTGTCAGCGATGAAATTGGTTACGAAGTGTCCAAAGGCTTCTTTGATAACGGGGTGCTTGTGGCGGGAACACTCGTGAACGCCAAAACAATCCGGGTTGAGCCACCTCTCACCATTGAGAAAGCCCAATGTGACCGGGTATGTGAGGTATTTGCCAAAGTACTCAACGAAGTAAACAAACAACTGGTTAAAGGTTAA